From the genome of Paralichthys olivaceus isolate ysfri-2021 chromosome 4, ASM2471397v2, whole genome shotgun sequence:
GTAGTTTCCATCATGTCACAGTAACAGTCAGAGGCTACATGTTTTAACCGCTACATGTAACTGTTAGCGTTCAGCTGAAGACGCCTGTTATTTGGCGCCTCATGGGATAATTTTCCAGCAGGACAAACACAATCTGTTTGTGGCAGCAGGAAGGTCACCTCAACCTTCAGGCCATCCCACGCAACCCACGTCAATCACTCGCTGTCTCAGTATCCGGCTGCTTGGCCCAGTTTCCTGGCATCAGACACTGCACAGATACAGCCGTCATTCTGCTCCACGGCATTGACCACGTTGTAGAAGATGCTCGATATCTCTTGATTGTGTCCCAGAGCTTTAAGAGCCTTGATTACATTCTGTAGAGATAAGATCAAATCGAATAAATtaacttgttacagcagcagaaagtcaGAATGAGATTTTACTACACACCCAAATATTGTTTATAAAGAAAATTGCAGTGGCCCAGTAGACAACAAATATATTGTATTGCATAaattcaataataaaatatggTTTGAATAGGAAATAGTGTGCAAgttcccacacacaaacacatatgtaTGAATTTTATAATAACCGACATACAcattgtataatataatataatactttATATACAGATAATGAGCTGGAGGACAGCAACATGCAAAATGGCTTTTCCAATAGAAAAATAGTTGAAGTAATTATGTCCCTCTATCAGATAAATGCAGTGAATGTTGTACCTTGTCAAAGTTGGTTTCAAACCTCAGTGCGTTTTCAGAGTTGATAAAAACAAGAGGGGCAGCGATTGCCTCCTTCAGGCTCTTTCCAAACCAAAGGTGGTTCATCAGCGTCTGGAGGAGAGACAATAATACATTGTAATTTGCCAAATGGGACAGTGATGATTAAACAATGGGTTGTGGACGTGCTGAAGTTACTGGTGAGGACAGCTTTTGCTATGACAACAGTGACGGGCATTTGCCTGCAGCAATTTATCTTAATGGCACTCAGTGTGATTGCCTATGGACGTGTACCGAGGCGATCCCGGTCGTTATCATGCTCCCACCGGTCGCTCCAATCACCAGCGTCTTCGACTGAGACTTCAGCACAGCGGGagacatggaggagggaggcTGATCCCCTGCGAACGCAAAACAAAAAGGATTTGACTGACAGGACAGACGGCTACAATTCAGACTCATCAGTGTGAAGAGAACAAGATGGAAATGATTATAAAGGCTCTGAAAGCTGGAAACCCTAGACACCCATCAAAGGGTGAGGGGCGTTTCTTCAGCCCATCACTTTGTGATTTCCCCTTTGTTCACCAGCTGACACCTGACAGTCGTGAATGTGTCACTCTCAGCTTCATACTTTTCATAAAACATGTCAGACAGACGAAAAAAAGAGAACACTGCAAAGAATAATCATTTCATATGAAAGTCTGTCTCAAATTAGGCTAAATCAgtgcacatttgatttgtttttttaattattcatgttAATTTAACCTCAACAGTTTAACAGATGATGAATATTTTAGGGTTCATGATATTAGGAACAAGCAGTTTGTGAGCACAGACCCCACAGAGACCTCTGCTTTGATGGCAAATCAATCTTCTTCTTTACTCCTCTGACCAAGTTAAATCCCAAAATAATACCATTGAGATAGAAATTACACAAGGTAAGGAAATCTTACAGGTTGTACGAGCTATGAACAGTTATTATGTTTCATTGCTCATTCTGATTGTCAGCAGGATTGCAAAAAACAATTGAAGGGTTTTGTAGGGGCCAACAAAGAACCCTTTAACTTTGGAGCAGATTTGATTAAAGGGGCCGATCCAGGgttatttctttcactttctttaacatcgtgAGATGTTTTTCTAAATTTTTTTGAATTTCTCAATAAATAATACAGATATCTTCATGAAGATTTGGCATATTTAGGAAACAGATATCTGTAAGTGTGTGaactttggtgcagcttaaAGTGGAGTGGACTTAGACGGACTGgatggaggtatgtgctctcctGAGTGAAATGTACATAGTGATGTTATTCATGTGTGGGGTTAGTCAGACCTAATTAAATAGGTTTATTCAGGCTTTAGGAGAGCAATGCTGCCATTAACTCCCTTTAACAGTAATCACATAGAGAACTTGGAAAtaatttttacctccaccaaggaggttatgttttcatctgcatttgtttgtgtgttagtagTTAGCAGGTTTAAGGAAAAACTAATGAACAGATTAGTGCAAAGCTCGTGGAAGGAAATGGTATGTGTCTGGAGGgaacccattgaattttggtgcagatccagggtaattctttttttttctttaacattgagttTTTTCTGACatattcattgatttctcagaaaatgattcatggatcttgatgaaaactgatatttataataTGTAATTAAGtggagatccaaataaaaatcggGTTCTAGTGaacttaaatgtggtttcataaacaTTGGTGCCCCAGACCCCAAAAAACTCAAATgaacacattacatttaaatagtTTAAAGGCGTCCAGGGTCTCCAGGATAGAACGATCGTGGCTTAACATCAACCCACAACACCCTGAACAATATGTACTGCACATTCTGAGGTCTCAGATACAGTAAAACAGCCCCCCCTCCTGCAGCACTTACTGTCTCAGAACATCTAATCAATGCATTACATTCAGCTCATTGGATAACTCATTAAAGACTCCTAGGAATGAGAGTTTTTTGTAACGTGCTCCACCCTCAGACATCCTGGTTAACAAGGAACAGAAAGTTACTCaatgaatatgaaaatgatgTGGTTACCAGGAAAGAGATTGTCAACCCGGCCACAGAAGTCGGACAGCTCGTTGTTGAGGATGACTCCGGTGCTCGGAGAGAAGACCTTTGAGCCAAAGCTGCGAaaaaagtagattacataaacTGAATCATCAAACTATGACAGTTGATATTAAATCTTCACAATCCAATACTTTTGATGCTTGGTGTCTTTGCAGGTACTGACATGTGGTTGATGGTGCTGGTGACGGACACGGCAGATCCATCCTCAGCCAGCACCGACACGTGTGTGGTGCCCACACTGTCCAGGTGCGGGGTGATGTTGTAGTACTGGGGATCGTGAGTCTTGTCGCTGCTGATCAAGCTGCGAATGTGGTCGGCAAAGCTGTCCTCTGTGAATTTCCTCGCCATCTACGGAGAGCGCAGTGAACTTAAAAACACATGTATCGATAACGACACAAATTTCAAGgctggatggatagatggattttTACAGCAGGATTTTTACTTTAGAGCAATActttaaggtccagtgtttaagatttaggtgaaagggatttattggcagatatttaatgtagaataatcctcatgatgttttcactagttcgtttcatctaaattgtatgaattgtagttttctttaccccagaaaaggccctttatattgaaatactttatatttacatcgaggggaccctctctacggaggccgccatgttttttacattagtccagactggacaaactaaacaccttttgagtttttatgacaactgaagctaccacaggttctttttcatgtttggaaggagagggtgaggtgaggggtgttcagctgcaacatgcaatgtcaacatatatcacaaaattctacacattgtaccttgaaataaaaaatacttctTCCACCTCTGACTATAAGGTTTAGCTACATTTAACTACTTCAGTGTAATGGTGATGTGTACAGCAGCGACAAGTGTAAATATGTGCTCCCATGTTCACTGGAGCATTTTGCGATTCTCACCTGTTCTGATGTGTGCTGTGGATGGATGTGTTTCTTCAGTCCATTGGCAAACTTGAAGGCTTCAACGTAGCGGTGATAAGCCAGAGTCTTCAGTTCACCTGTCAGAGACGCTGAATTCAGGCCATATCCtgtaaaatcaaacaaactgtgTTCATTTGGTTTGTTCAACTTGAGACAATCCCACCTCCTATGACTGCTCTTGACACCATGAAATAAGGAaactcatttgtgttttgtttcccaatatttttatgatttactTTTACGGACAGCACTCTGTTTTTGCATTAACACTATATAGGAACTATGTTACAGTCTGTGTTGTTCGGGGACGTGTTAATCATTGCAATGGTTTCCTCTGAAGATACATGCAGTTGGAGAAGTTTTAAACTCAGCTTATAGTTTTTAATGATGGGTTAGAGGACAGTGATGTGGAGAGAAGTTAAGCCAAATCACTTCTTCAATAAAAGAAGAACTACCATGTAGTCTATAACCTGGAGGGAGCGAACCATCAAAATAATATGAAAGTATCAGCATTAATGTTGGCCAATGTGCACcgatataaaaaataaacattgcaaGAAAGGTGTGCTCcatgtttatatttacataaattcCTTAATTCAAATTCTATATCTTTAgttgtatttgtcttttctttttgtttgttttatttataatatatatatatacggagCCCGTCTGGTGACATGGgtggaaaaaatacatttcgCCACGACTTGCTTAATGCGTGGGAACGAGATGATTATTAGGTGGCCACGAATTAATAAGACGCATGATGAAATCTATAACTTCCCCGAGGTCAGCATATTGTTTACGTTTGAGCCCGTGCTTTTTGAGCAGCCGAATTAAGTGTCTCTTGCTCAGAATGACTCCATGTCTGACCGCAAGTGATTTCAGGATATTGTAACGCCGGCGGAAGTAATGAGGAGACAGGGCGTGATGTCTTCAGGACATTTATTTTCGTTCTTTTTACTATGAACAAACTTTGTGAActcccacacacagagacttaTCTCAACGGTCCTATCGCCCACCgttccacatacacacacacgggccCTGCCACACACACTTATCAACGGCGCGCATACTCAGCATTTTCAACATGCACTTCCTTGATTAGCcgagagacagacagccagTCCAGCTGGACAGCAGGGTCGCTACACTATCATTATAATTCATCCctagattaaaataaaactaaatcataTCAAACTTGTCCATGTTTGCGGCTGAAGCTACTGATGCCAGAAAGTCAAAAGTCTCActgatgaaatgacaaacatttctcGTGGCCACGTCTTATTATTTCGTGGCCACCTAATAATCATCTCGTTCCCACGCATTAAGCAAGTTGTGGCCACGGAATAGGATCTCGTTCCCACTCGTTATTAATTCGTGGccacagaattttttttttccacccatgTCACCAGACGGgctccatatatatatatatatatggttaaactgagatttttttatatatatatgtattgataTCAGATTTTCCCCCCCCCCAATTGCTGGTATCAATTCCCAAAAATCCATCCTTATTCAAACCACCACTTTCTCGTTATTTCAGTCAACAACTCGtacataaacacattcatttggCCGGATGTGTTCAAAGCACAAACATAGCTCTGCAGTCTGTTTACAGCAGGGACCTTTGAGGATGTTGAGGATGAGGCTGAGGATGGTGCCGCCTGCAGGGGGTGGAGGTATGTACAGCTGATAC
Proteins encoded in this window:
- the ggt5a gene encoding gamma-glutamyltransferase 5a — its product is MARSKARVYICALLLLCALVLIVCLAVFVRRKCPVGSFSRAAVAADSRKCSEIGRDILQRGGSAVDGAIAALLCTSIVNPQSMGLGGGSIFTVMDSSGKVKIINARETVPQKFNPDLLKSCPKTFQLLSGSQWIGVPGEIRGYEQAHRLYGKLPWATLFQPTIQLAREGFPIPPIQGRYISHVDTNETQALRKLFSDKDGNLLKTGNIVRFEKLADTFEMIANHGADIFYTGRVAEDLIRDIQEAGGTLTVQDLASYRVTVTDAWAVPLGEYQLYIPPPPAGGTILSLILNILKGYGLNSASLTGELKTLAYHRYVEAFKFANGLKKHIHPQHTSEQMARKFTEDSFADHIRSLISSDKTHDPQYYNITPHLDSVGTTHVSVLAEDGSAVSVTSTINHIFGSKVFSPSTGVILNNELSDFCGRVDNLFPGDQPPSSMSPAVLKSQSKTLVIGATGGSMITTGIASTLMNHLWFGKSLKEAIAAPLVFINSENALRFETNFDKNVIKALKALGHNQEISSIFYNVVNAVEQNDGCICAVSDARKLGQAAGY